The following DNA comes from Megalobrama amblycephala isolate DHTTF-2021 linkage group LG20, ASM1881202v1, whole genome shotgun sequence.
AATAAGAACATTCTTTCATTATAATAATACgacataataatataatacattacaGCCCAATATAATATTTGttcaatatataaaatgtattattttctcACCGGATTTGGGTGGGTATCTGTAAACAGAACTGGATGGTATATCGACCTCCTCGACTCCTGCATTCTGACGGCTTGTCAAAGCTCCCATTTCAAATAGCCccaaattaaaacaatactgaATGATTGCAATCCTACTGCTGCTGCGTCTTTTGTGTCCCGAACATCTCCTTCTTCACGCAAAagcccgttttttttttttttttttttgctcttcgCTTTTATATTTTTGCCATGCACAGGATTAGTTGGTGCTCTTAATGCCCTGTAAGCTCTGTACAGAGTCCCTCGTTGTTTTGTCTGCAGACACAAGCTGCTTTTTGCGTCCTGCAGACTGTAGCCCTATTATAAGGCTGTCTCTGCCTCCGTGGTGGGCATCCTTGGCCAAGTTGCACAGCGGTAATGAGATGCTCTCTATATGACACAGTTTCTCGGTAtgtttatcatcatcatcatcccaGTATCCTCTGTTCTCCGAGCGCTTGAGCGATGGGATGCAGATGCGTATCAGTGATGTAGAAACAGAATAAGATGGTAGAACGGCAGTGGGCATGAACTGTAGTGTCTAAATGGGCGGGGCTTAGAGGACCGGATGTTGATTATATGCATagtaacaaataaaaatgttctttcACAGTATATCCTATAAtggacaatattttattatatattaaaattacatattaaTACTAATAATTTATCCTTATATCACTTCCGCCAAATTTTCTGTCAATCTAAAGCAGCGCAAGGCTTTGTTGGTGTTCTCTCTTTGCGTTAATGGGATAACCAATCATAGTCGTTTGCGGGCAGTAGCCTACATAAAGATTTTAAACACCGTTTATAAAGATTGCTTTGACGGAATTGCATTTATATATCATGTACACAAATGTACATGTGTACAAATGTCTCAAGTAAAACAAAAAACGTCCTCAGATTTGAATGTAGCTCAATggagtattaaagggttagatcacccaaaaatgaaaataatgtaatttattactcaccctcatgtcgttctacacctgtaagacattcgttcatcttcggaacacaaattaagatattttgattaaatccgatggctcagtgagccctctattgagagcaatgccatgtaactctcaagatccataaaggtactaaaaacacatttaaaacagttcatgtgagttcagtggttctaacttaatattataaagcgataagaatactctttgtgtgccaaaaaaaaaaaaaacgacttttcaacaatatattgatgggccgatttcaaaacactgcttctgagctttacgaatcgaatgagtgattcggatctccaatcaaacggctaaactgctgaaatcacgtgactttggcgctccgaatcgattcgtaaagcagtgttttgaactcagcccatatagatattgttgaaaagtcattattttgggggggttttttgccacacaaaagtattctcatcgctttataatattaaggtagaaccactgaactcacatgaactgtttcaaatatgtttttagtacctttatgaatcttgagttacaatggcattgctgtctatagaggcctcactgagccatcggattttatcaaaatatcttaatttgtgttctgaagatgaacgaaggtcttacggatgtagaatgacatgaggatgagtaataaatgacattattttcatttttgggtgaactaaccctttgagtTCTCTGAGCCGACAGGCGCCCCCTGCTGGAAGTATCTATTTTGTCTCAGCTGAAAACCGTTTCGGCCAGTGAGATTTGCTGCTCAATGATCAGTGCTGTATTACTGTCCTCAGAAGCGCTATTGGCCACCCCTGACGTCAGGCTTAAATCCAGACTTGAGGTTTTGCGCAGTACAAACACATCCTGCCTCGCCAAACGTGACCTTCCCCTAATTTTGGAAGTGACTGCAGTGCAGTAAGGGCAATATAGGTGTTCAATTAGTAGACATTGAGcccttttttaatttaaatgtattgttttaataatattagtaTTTCTCActgtataaaatacatttcacaGACAAGTTACGGAAAGGAAGATATTATTCACCAAGGGAGTTAAATGGCAGAGTGCCAAAAGGAAGCatgtaaaacatatttaacatgtataacaaaataatatttgaagtgtttattaatatattattaagatTGCTTTGTCTCATATAAATCATGATCACAAACTACTGTAGGCTACACGTACAGTAAGTCTAATCACAAAGCGCACATTTTGAATAAGTAACTGATTTACATTATAAAGATTTCAAGGCATTTGGTCAATTAAATAAAGCAAAGTAAAAggggaaaaagaagaagaaaaaaaaaaaggttacatGATGAACCATCATTTCATTTTCCCACAACTAGGCCTACCTGATActtgaagaaaaaataaataaattatatgacATTGTTGTTTCTtaagttttctgttttatagACCAGAGTGAAGGATCTGTTTCAGCAGCGAATGTCAAGAAAGTACCATAGTCCTACAtctgtgttgtgttttgtgttttctttattatcttcattttttattatcactCAATAAACTTGTTTAATCATATGATTATTGTAAATTTCACGAATAAGATATAAAAGGGAATATCTCAATTACAAGATTTCATGAAGTGTTGTTGTGAAGCAGTTTGATATAACAATACTTATTGTATCTTAAACATACACAAGTATTATTCAATAAACcattttatcatcatcatcatctctcAATCTTTTAGATGTCAAGGACCCTCAAACATGATCATCCTCATGCTGGAACTGCAatactaaaatttaaaaggaatctatatatttttttgtataaagaCCAAATTACTGTGAATAATTACTATGTCAAAAATACGATTTGGaaagtatttattttcttttacattaatgtattgttaaatttattatttatttgtttattcatttacatattttaatctatttttcatttacttgtttattttaatattcatttattttaatatttctttattattgatttatttaaaaaacccTAGACGGACCAACTATCACAGGTTACAATTGTgaccataaataataataaaaaaaatactttaggcCTATAGACCTACTCACTacttattaaatttattttagaaaattggAAATTTGGACTGGATGAGGTAAATGCACGGCCATGTCAAATAAATGATCTTGTTTTTACGTTTTGTTGTTCCCACTCGTGCTATATTTGCTCTGTTCTAGACAAGAGGTTCTTTTATTGCTTGTAAGAAGCAGGTAACGTGTAGTGTCACTCAGATGCCAGAAGGGGCAGTACTTTCTCACCTTGCAAAGGAAATAAAAGCCAAACTCCACCAACCACGGAAATCCGGTCACAGCCATTTTAGAGTCAAATCCGCGCGGCGTGTTAGTTTCGACTCTCCCGAATGGTTCGTTATTTTCCCTCTAAATCTCGATAGAAACAGTCTTTTTTTCGCATAACAAACTGCAGTAGAGATAGTGATTCAAGATGAGCTACGGCAGACCTCCGCCCGATGTCGAGGGCATGACTTCTTTAAAAGTCGACAATCTGACTTACCGCACGTCCCCTGAAACGCTGAGGCGGGTTTTCGAGAAGTACGGCCGAGTCGGCGACGTCTACATCCCGAGAGACCGATACACGAAAGAAAGTCGCGGGTTCGCCTTCGTCCGTTTCCATGATAAGCGGGACGCGGAGGACGCAATGGACGCCATGGATGGCGCGCTGCTGGATGGGCGCGAACTGCGCGTGCAAATGGCGCGATACGGGCGCCCGCCAGATTCGCACTACAGCCGCCGTGGAGCCCCTCCGAGGAGGTATGGGGGACATGGACGGAGAAGCCGCAGGTAGGGACTTTATTGTCCCTTTCCTATTTTAATATCGCCTTTTTAATTTGCTATAGGCTAAATAAGCTACTATATGTTCGAAGTTCAAATTTGAGGCCCTTAGGCCTCAGGCTACTGAAAACAACACGTGTTATAATCCTTGTAAT
Coding sequences within:
- the srsf2a gene encoding serine and arginine rich splicing factor 2a; protein product: MSYGRPPPDVEGMTSLKVDNLTYRTSPETLRRVFEKYGRVGDVYIPRDRYTKESRGFAFVRFHDKRDAEDAMDAMDGALLDGRELRVQMARYGRPPDSHYSRRGAPPRRYGGHGRRSRSRSPRRRRHSRSRSRSRSRSRSRSRYSRSRSRSYSRSRSRSRSKTRTPRRSKSKSASRSRSRSKSKSRSRSPTPRSNKGSKSRSRSRSRPKSPEDTGAPAES